The following DNA comes from Streptomyces globosus.
GCCTACCTGGCCCGCCGGTGACCGCCGCCGCACCCGCACCGGGCACCACCGCAGCACCCGGCGGCGCCGCTCCCGCCGCCGGGCAGCCCCGCGGCTCCGTGCTGCGCAGCGGCGCCCTCATGGCCGCCGGCTCCGTCGTCTCCCGCGCCACCGGCTTCGTCCGCTCCGCCGTCGTCGTCGCTGCCCTCGGCACCGGGCTGCTCGGAGACGCGTACACCGTCGCCAACACCGTCCCGAACATCCTCTACATGCTGCTCATAGGCGGCGCCCTGAACGCCGTCTTCGTCCCCGAGCTGGTCCGCGCAGCCCGGCAGCACCCCGACGGCGGGGCCGCCTACACCGACCGGCTGCTGACCGCCTGCACGGCGGCCCTCCTGCTGCTGACCGCCGCCGCCGTGCTCGCCGCCCCCGCGATCGTCGCCGCGTACACCCCGTACACGGGCGCCCAGGCCGACACCACCACCGCCCTCGCCCGCTACTGCCTGCCGCAGATCCTCTTCTACGGCCTCTTCACCCTGCTCGGGCAGGTGCTGAACGCCCGCGGCCGGTTCGGCGCCATGATGTGGACCCCCGTCCTCAACAACGTCGTCGTCACCGCCGTCTTCGGGTACTTCCTGTACGCCGCCCACGGCGGCGACGGCCTCACCGCCGCCGAGACCCGCCTCCTCGGCCTCGGCACCACCGCCGGCATTGTCGTCCAGGCCGCCGCGCTCGCCCCCTCGCTGCGCGCCGCCGGCTTCCGCTGGCGCCCCCGCTTCGACTGGCGCGGCAGCGGCCTGGCCCGGCCGCTGCGCAACGCCGGCTGGACGGTCCTGCTCGTCCTCACCAACCAGATCGGCTACTGGGTCGTCACCCGGCTGTCCACCACCGCCGGCGGGCAGGCCGTCGAGGCAGGCCTCGCCGGAGGCGCCGGCTACACCGCCTACAGCAACGCCCACCAGCTGTGGATCGTCCCCCAGGGCATCATCACCGTCTCCCTGGTCACCGCCCTGATGCCCCGCATGAGCGCCTCCGCCGCCGACGGCGACCTCGCCTCCGTCCGCCGGGACGTCTCCTCCGCGCTGCGCTCCAGCGCCGCCCTCATCGTCCCGGCCGCGGCGCTGCTCGCCGCGCTCGCCCCCTGGGTCATCGGCAGCGTCTTCGGGTACGGCCGCACCGG
Coding sequences within:
- the murJ gene encoding murein biosynthesis integral membrane protein MurJ; translation: MTAAAPAPGTTAAPGGAAPAAGQPRGSVLRSGALMAAGSVVSRATGFVRSAVVVAALGTGLLGDAYTVANTVPNILYMLLIGGALNAVFVPELVRAARQHPDGGAAYTDRLLTACTAALLLLTAAAVLAAPAIVAAYTPYTGAQADTTTALARYCLPQILFYGLFTLLGQVLNARGRFGAMMWTPVLNNVVVTAVFGYFLYAAHGGDGLTAAETRLLGLGTTAGIVVQAAALAPSLRAAGFRWRPRFDWRGSGLARPLRNAGWTVLLVLTNQIGYWVVTRLSTTAGGQAVEAGLAGGAGYTAYSNAHQLWIVPQGIITVSLVTALMPRMSASAADGDLASVRRDVSSALRSSAALIVPAAALLAALAPWVIGSVFGYGRTGAADVAVMAGMLAAFAPGLIALSGQYVLTRGFYALSDTRTPFLLNLVIAGLNAGLSAAAFLLLPPRWAVTGMAAAYSAALCAGLAATAWTLARRLGPRPGPAGRDTDTALRTHLRLLAASLPAAAAGHAAARAAAPAGDITAAAAGTAVIALVVVLLARPLRLTALTRLLDSLRRKRR